CGAACATGCAACCCTTGTCAGGCAAAGAGCTGGAGTACATCGTGGACTCCATTTCCAATGAAGAACTACTACTCAAACAAAGTGCGGCGACAGCGGCTTCTATTCAGCACCCAGCCGTCCAACAAGCCTGTTTGCAACTGGCAAGAACTCATGAGCACCACTTGAATCTGCTTTCTAATGCTCTTCAACAGCATCAGCAGCTTGCCCCAATGCAACCGCAGCAGTAATTTGGATTTACAATAAAGGAGGTTTGACAGAATGTATTCACAAAACAATATGTCATTTATGCCCGAAGAAGATTTGCTCTATACCATTCTTGCTGATATGAAACGTACGGTGCGCGAGTACACAACGGCGACGACAGAATCCAATTGTCCGTCCGTGCGTCAGATGTTCACCGACCTTACGAATGATACATTGCGTCTGCAAGGTGATTTGTATCATCTGATGAGCCAAAACAATATGTACGCCACTCCAACTAAAGCACTGCGCATCGATTTGGACAAACAGATTCAAGAAGCTCGCAAGACCCAACAAGAATGCCAACAGTTCATTCAGCAAAAGTCGGCATCCGCGGGAGTATATGGTCAATCTATGCACCAGCAAGGCCAGTCTACGCATCAAAACAACCCTTATTATATGTAAACGGGATTTTCCGTTTTTGAAGCAGATTCCCATAACAGCCGTCCACCTGCCGGGTTTACCGGAGTGGACGGTTTTTCTTTGCAGGTTTAAAGTGCGTATTGTATGATGTATAGTAATCTCTTTGATGGAGGCCTTATGTAGAATGACAGAGCTGAATGAATTGAAATTAAAAGTACTGGAATTGTTAAAAGAAGATGCTAGAAGAACACCGACTCTATTGGCTACTATGCTGGGGGTTGACGAGCAGGATGTTCGCACCTCAATTAAAGAGCTCGAAGACCAACATGTGATCGTCAAATACGCCGCTGTAGTCAATTGGGACAAAGTCGATGACGAAAAGGTTACCGCTTTGATCGAAGTACAGATTACACCCGAGCGTGGAAGAGGCTTTGAAGGGATTGCAGAACGGATTTATTTATATCCGCAAGTTAAATCGGTCTATCTCATGTCCGGAGCATACGATTTGCTGGTAGAGGTTGAAGGCCGCAATCTCCGTGAGGTCGCTAATTTTGTGTCGGAAAAACTGTCGCCTATTGATTCGGTCTTGTCTACCAAGACTAATTTTACGCTTAAAAAATACAAGCAGGACGGAATTATCTTTGAGGACCATCAGGAAGATAATCGTCTGATGATTTCGCCGTAAAGGAAGATCATGATGAATCTCAAAACAGAAGCATTTACCGACAGTAACAAAGCTATGAGTTCCTATTTGTCCCCGTTGGTGCGCGAGATCCCATCTTCGGGTATTCGTAAGTTTTTTGACTTGGTGGGTGGCAACAAGGATATTATTACCCTTGGTGTAGGCGAACCGGATTTTACAACCCCTTGGCATATGCGGGAAGCCTGTGTCTATTCATTGGAGCGAGGTTTTACCAGCTACACGTCTAATGCGGGAACGCCAGAACTGCGTGAAGCGATTAGTGATTATCTGAATGAGCAATTTGAAGTCCGTTATGATCCCAAAAATGAGATTATCGTAACCGTTGGGGGAAGCGAGGCGATTGATCTTGCTTTGCGTGCGTTAATTGTACCTGGCGACGAAATTCTCGTGCCCGAGCCGTGCTACATTTCATATTCTCCAATCACTGCGATTGGAGGCGGGATTCCAGTAGGTATTGAAACATTTGCTAAAGATGAATTCAAGCTGACGGCTGAGGCACTGGAGGCAAAAATTACACCTAAATCCAAGGTGCTGATTTTATGCTATCCGAGCAATCCGACTGGGGCTACGATGACTTATGAAGATTGGCTTCCGATTGCCGAAGTCGTGGAAAAGCATGATTTGATCGTCATTTCTGATGAAATTTATGCTGAATTGAATTATGGAGAGAAGCATGTCAGTTTTGCCGCTATGCCTGGTATGATGGATCGTACGATTCTCGTCAGTGGTTTTTCCAAAGCCTTCGCCATGACAGGCTGGCGTATTGGATATACATGCGGGCATCCAGATCTGATTGCCGCTATGCTCAAAATCCATCAGTACACCGTAATGTGTGCGCCTTCTATGGGGCAAGTTGCAGCACTGGAAGGCTTGCGGAATGGTTTGGGTGAGAAAGATCGTATGGTAGAAGCCTATAATCAGCGTCGCCGTCTGATGGTTGAAGGGTTCCGGGAAATCGGTCTGGAATGCCATGAGCCAAGAGGGGCTTTTTACGTTTTCCCTAGTATTCAAAGCACGGGACTCAGCTCAGATGAGTTTGCACAGCGTCTTTTGGCAGAGGCTAAAGTTGCGGCTGTACCGGGTAATGTGTTCGGTTTGGGAGGCGAAGGCTATCTTCGTTGCTCATACGCGACTTCTGTTGCTCAGCTGACGGAGGCACTGGATCGGATTGGTCATTTTGTAGAAAAAGTAAGAAAAGAAGGTTAAAATTATTTTTTTATGGGTAATTCATAAAAAATAGTCTTTTATTTCTAAATTTCTATGCTATAATTTGAAATCGGAAGCAGGAAGTTCAATTTTTCAATTGTAGGAGGAATGCTCATGTCATATGTTGGATATAATTTGTCTAGTTCAATAGGATACGACATTTCCCTGGAAGATGAAATTTTGTTCCTGCGGAATGAGATGATGCGGACGTTTCAGGAAGAGCAGTCCTTCACCTCTGATCTTGTTATCCAGATCAGTTGCAAGCTCGATTTGAAAATCAATGAATATATGAAGCTGTATGGTACGGAATGCAAGGTATAACCGTGTGAAGTCAGCCAAATGTAAGAAGAAGGCCGTAGGGCCTTCTTTTTTTGCGTTCACAACTTATGATATATTAATGGCATGGAAGAGGGGGCGTACATATGAGAGCAGGGCTAAAAAGGCTAGCGCCATGGATCATCGGAATGCTGGCACTTGTATTATTGGCTGGATGTGGGGGACGGGACAAGGACAGCTTCTCCATTTTTATTATGGATAAAGGGGATGCTTCAGTCATCCGTGAAGATCTGGCACAAAAG
The Paenibacillus peoriae DNA segment above includes these coding regions:
- a CDS encoding spore coat protein, whose translation is MYSQNNMSFMPEEDLLYTILADMKRTVREYTTATTESNCPSVRQMFTDLTNDTLRLQGDLYHLMSQNNMYATPTKALRIDLDKQIQEARKTQQECQQFIQQKSASAGVYGQSMHQQGQSTHQNNPYYM
- a CDS encoding Lrp/AsnC family transcriptional regulator, with protein sequence MTELNELKLKVLELLKEDARRTPTLLATMLGVDEQDVRTSIKELEDQHVIVKYAAVVNWDKVDDEKVTALIEVQITPERGRGFEGIAERIYLYPQVKSVYLMSGAYDLLVEVEGRNLREVANFVSEKLSPIDSVLSTKTNFTLKKYKQDGIIFEDHQEDNRLMISP
- a CDS encoding aminotransferase class I/II-fold pyridoxal phosphate-dependent enzyme, with translation MNLKTEAFTDSNKAMSSYLSPLVREIPSSGIRKFFDLVGGNKDIITLGVGEPDFTTPWHMREACVYSLERGFTSYTSNAGTPELREAISDYLNEQFEVRYDPKNEIIVTVGGSEAIDLALRALIVPGDEILVPEPCYISYSPITAIGGGIPVGIETFAKDEFKLTAEALEAKITPKSKVLILCYPSNPTGATMTYEDWLPIAEVVEKHDLIVISDEIYAELNYGEKHVSFAAMPGMMDRTILVSGFSKAFAMTGWRIGYTCGHPDLIAAMLKIHQYTVMCAPSMGQVAALEGLRNGLGEKDRMVEAYNQRRRLMVEGFREIGLECHEPRGAFYVFPSIQSTGLSSDEFAQRLLAEAKVAAVPGNVFGLGGEGYLRCSYATSVAQLTEALDRIGHFVEKVRKEG
- a CDS encoding aspartyl-phosphate phosphatase Spo0E family protein, which codes for MSYVGYNLSSSIGYDISLEDEILFLRNEMMRTFQEEQSFTSDLVIQISCKLDLKINEYMKLYGTECKV